A segment of the Candidatus Manganitrophaceae bacterium genome:
AATCCTTTGATTCCAAGCCGGACAGTTTTCTCATCGCGTCCACAAAGGATGGCGATAGTCAGTTCCCCTGGGAAGGCTTCACCTTTCTCATTTCTGTGGCAAGCAATCACTGGGAAAACCGATTTTGAAGCCTTTGGTAAGGCCGCCCAGTTTTTATTTTCGATAATCTTTTTATCGAACCAAAAACAACCATTCCGATTCCATTCTTGTTTAAATTGATACACCAGCTATTCCTAGAGGGCTATCCGGATCAACAACGATGATGCCCGATATTGTTTCCGCTTCGTACGTACTGGATCGCCTCTTCTTCCGTTGTCGGGGGTAAGTTTTGCCAGGCCTTCGGGGCTGGTATTTTTGTTTTCCCCCGAAGAGGGACCAGGGACCAACCCCGCCGGACGTACGAAAGGGCCAATTGTTCACGACTTATTAGTATTTCCGTCTCCATACTATCCCTCCGGTAAGGCGGCTGAATAGCCGTCACGGATTATTTTTTCAATACTCTCTTCCGGGATGGTAACCGTGCGCCCGATGCGTACGACGCTAATCTTCTTCAAAATTATCCATTTCCTGATTGTCGATTCACGAATTGCAAGCCGGGCCGCCGCTTCCGGCACACGCAGTAGTCTTTTTTCCATTTTCTCTACCTCCATTCCTGTTATCTATTTGACTATCAAAGGGTAATATGGTTTAATTCTATATACAAGATGGAATAAACCATAGAATATGATGAAAAAACCATTCAAACTTGAAAGCCCATGCAGTATTTATGATTGCTACGAGTACGTCCTGAAGGATCTTCCGATGGGCCGGGCTCTTGTCGCTGTAAGCCGGGTTACAGGGGGCGGATATGATCCATTACAGCGTCAAAAGGAAACCGACCCCCCCTATCTTGTCTTCTCAAATGTCAATTGCCGCAAGGATGACCACATTCTTGAATACGCCAACCGCTACGGCCTTCCGTTCAATCCCAACCGGTTATATAAAGACACCAAGGAGTCGGGGGAGGCCGCAAGCCGGGCCGCTTTGCCTCGCGCCTCTTACGGGTTCGAGTCAGTCAACTTCGGAGAGCTTTTAAGGGGGGATAAAATCCCTTGCGAATACTCCACCGAACATTATGAACGGATGGAAC
Coding sequences within it:
- a CDS encoding DNA-binding protein, whose translation is MEVEKMEKRLLRVPEAAARLAIRESTIRKWIILKKISVVRIGRTVTIPEESIEKIIRDGYSAALPEG